GCGGCCGGGCTCATGCCGGCCCGGCCCGCGATGTCACGGGTCGTCGTGGCGTGGTAGCCGCGCTCGGCGAAGGCCTCCACCGCGGCCATCAGCAGCCGCCGGGCCGCGTCGGGCGTGACCTCGCCCCACGGCGCCACCTCGCCGCCGGCCGTCTCCTCCGCCGTACTCATCGCTCGCTCGCCCCTCTCGCAGACAGACACCCCACCATACCGCCCAAGGTGAGCGAGCGCTTAGTCCGCGTGTTCACAGCTTCCGCGGCGGTCACGGCTTCCGCGGATGTCACGGCTTCCGCGGATGTCACGGCTTCCGCGGATGTCAGAGCTTCTCGAAGGGGTGGTACGACCGCTCCGCAGCCTCCTGCCGGTCCCGGATGACCTTGGCAAGGGTGAAGGCGGAGGTGACGAGGTAGAGGACGGCGATGCCGAGGAACGCCCGCACCCAGGCGTCGGCGTTCAGCTTGAAG
Above is a genomic segment from Streptomyces sp. SLBN-31 containing:
- a CDS encoding YiaA/YiaB family inner membrane protein, producing MSETSGKQQNTAAFYGQAVASFAVAMAATAIGIFKLNADAWVRAFLGIAVLYLVTSAFTLAKVIRDRQEAAERSYHPFEKL